Proteins encoded together in one Sceloporus undulatus isolate JIND9_A2432 ecotype Alabama chromosome 4, SceUnd_v1.1, whole genome shotgun sequence window:
- the LOC121929322 gene encoding purine nucleoside phosphorylase-like, which yields MQPAEKFSFECCQETADWLLARTTQRPRIAIICGSGLGPLADSLKNQESFKYTDIPHFPRSTVAGHDGHLIFGELKGKQCVCMKGRFHMYEGYPLWKVTFPIRVFKLLGIEMLMVTNAAGALSDSYNIGDLMIIQDHINLLGLTGENPLRGPNEEWFGPRFPALSDAYDRKIRTLAMETARRLGYASFVKEGVYCMVAGPNFESVAEARLLHLLGADVVGMSTAAEVVVARHCGLRVFGLSLITNKVTKDYDAKESVDHHGVLEVSRRRASMLQMLLTEVVGSLDSDTSSCGQKETETSYQNGA from the exons ATGCAACCGGCTGAAAAATTCAG CTTTGAATGCTGCCAAGAGACAGCAGACTGGTTGCTGGCCCGAACCACCCAGCGGCCAAGAATCGCCATCATCTGCGGCTCAGGACTTGGCCCTTTGGCTGACAGCTTGAAGAACCAGGAGTCTTTCAAATATACAGACATCCCGCACTTTCCACGCAGCACAG ttgctgGCCATGATGGCCATCTCATCTTTGGGGAGCTGAAAGGCAAGCAGTGCGTTTGCATGAAAGGACGTTTCCACATGTATGAAGGATACCCGCTCTGGAAG GTCACCTTCCCGATCCGGGTATTCAAACTCTTGGGCATCGAGATGCTGATGGTCACCAACGCGGCAGGTGCCTTGTCGGATTCGTACAACATCGGCGACCTCATGATAATCCAGGACCACATCAACTTGCTGGGGTTGACCGGGGAAAACCCTTTGCGGGGTCCCAATGAGGAGTG GTTTGGACCCCGCTTCCCTGCCCTTTCGGATGCCTACGACAGGAAGATCCGCACTTTGGCCATGGAGACCGCCAGGCGCCTTGGATACGCCTCCTTTGTCAAAGAGGGGGTCTACTGCATGGTGGCAGGCCCCAATTTCGAATCCGTGGCAGAGGCTCGGCTACTCCACTTACTGGGAGCAGACGTTGTGG GAATGAGCACTGCTGCGGAAGTGGTTGTGGCCAGGCACTGTGGCCTGCGGGTCTTTGGTCTCTCTTTGATCACCAACAAGGTGACAAAGGACTACGATGCTAAGGAGAGCGTTGACCATCACGGAGTGCTGGAGGTGAGCAGGAGGCGAGCATCCATGCTTCAGATGCTTCTCACGGAAGTGGTGGGCAGCCTGGACAGTGACACCAGCAGCTGCGGACAGAAAGAGACCGAGACCAGCTATCAGAACGGGGCCTAA